One genomic region from Muntiacus reevesi chromosome 16, mMunRee1.1, whole genome shotgun sequence encodes:
- the PCDH7 gene encoding protocadherin-7 isoform X6 — MLRMRTMGWARAWCLGCCLLFPLSLSLAAAKQLLRYRLAEEGPADVRIGNVASDLGIVTGSGEVTFSLESGSEYLKIDNLTGELSTSERRIDREKLPQCQMIFDENECFLDFEVSVIGPSQSWVDLFEGRVIVLDINDNTPTFPSPVLTLTVEENRPVGTLYLLPTATDRDFGRNGIERYELLQEPGGGGGGGGGGEGRRAGPADSAPYPGGGGNGGSGGGPGGSKRRLDAPEGGGGTSPGGRSSVFELQVADTPDGEKQPQLIVKGALDREQRDSYELTLRVRDGGDPPRSSQAILRVLITDVNDNSPRFEKSVYEADLAENSAPGTPILQLRAADLDVGVNGQIEYVFGAATESVRRLLRLDETSGWLSVLHRIDREEVNQLRFTVMARDRGQPPKTDKATVVLNIKDENDNVPSIEIRKIGRIPLKDGVASVAEDVLVDTPIALVQVSDRDQGENGVVTCTVVGDVPFQLKPASDTEGDQNKKKYFLHTSAPLDYESTKEFNVVIVAVDSGSPSLSSNNSLIVKVGDTNDNPPVFGQSVVEVYFPENNIPGERVATVLATDADSGKNAEIAYSLDSSVMGTFAIDPDSGDILVNTVLDREQTDRYEFKVNARDKGVPVLQGSTTVIVQVADKNDNDPKFMQDVFTFYVKENLQPNSPVGMVTVMDADKGRNAEMSLYIEENSNIFSIENDTGTIYSTMSFDREHQTTYTFRVKAVDGGEPPRSATATVSLFVMDENDNAPTVTLPRNISYTLLPPSSNVRTVVATVLATDSDDGINADLNYSIVGGNPFKLFEIDSTSGVVSLVGKLTQKHYGLHRLVVQVNDSGQPSQSTTTLVHVFVNESVSNATVIDSQIARSLHTPLTQDIAGDPSYEISKQRLSIVIGVVAGIMTVILIILIVVMARYCRSKNKNGYEAGKKDHEDFFTPQQHDKSKKPKKDKKNKKSKQPLYSSIVTVEASKPNGQRYDSVNEKLSDSPSMGRYRSVNGGPGSPDLARHYKSSSPLPTVQLHPQSPTAGKKHQAVQDLPPANTFVGAGDNISIGSDHCSEYSCQTNNKYSKQMRLHPYITVFG; from the exons aTGCTGAGGATGCGGACCATGGGATGGGCGCGCGCCTGGTGTCTGGGCTGCTGTCTCCTCTTTCCGCTCTCGCTTAGCCTAGCGGCGGCCAAGCAACTCCTCCGGTACCGACTGGCGGAGGAGGGCCCAGCAGACGTCCGCATCGGCAACGTCGCCTCGGACTTGGGCATCGTGACCGGCTCCGGTGAGGTGACTTTCAGCCTCGAGTCGGGCTCAGAGTACCTGAAGATCGACAACCTCACCGGCGAGCTGAGTACCAGCGAGCGGCGCATCGACCGCGAGAAACTGCCCCAGTGTCAGATGATCTTCGACGAGAACGAGTGCTTCCTGGACTTCGAGGTGTCGGTGATCGGGCCCTCGCAGAGCTGGGTGGACCTGTTCGAGGGTCGGGTCATCGTGCTCGACATCAACGACAACACGCCCACCTTCCCGTCACCCGTGCTCACGCTCACGGTGGAGGAGAACCGGCCGGTGGGCACTCTCTACCTGCTGCCTACAGCCACCGACCGCGACTTCGGCCGCAACGGCATTGAGCGCTACGAGCTGCTGCAGGAgcccgggggcggcggcggcggcggcggcggcggcgagggcCGGCGCGCCGGGCCTGCCGACAGCGCCCCCTACCCCGGGGGCGGCGGGAACGGCGGGAGCGGCGGCGGCCCCGGGGGCTCCAAGCGGCGGCTGGACGCGCCAGAAGGCGGCGGCGGGACCAGCCCGGGCGGACGCAGCAGCGTGTTCGAACTGCAGGTGGCCGACACCCCGGATGGCGAAAAGCAGCCGCAGCTGATCGTGAAGGGGGCGCTGGACCGCGAACAGCGCGACTCCTACGAGCTGACCCTGAGGGTGCGCGACGGCGGCGACCCGCCTCGCTCCTCCCAGGCCATCCTGCGGGTGCTCATCACCGACGTGAACGACAACAGCCCCCGCTTCGAGAAGAGCGTGTACGAGGCTGACCTGGCCGAGAACAGCGCCCCGGGGACCCCCATCCTGCAGCTGCGTGCCGCCGACCTGGACGTGGGGGTCAACGGGCAGATCGAGTACGTGTTCGGGGCGGCTACCGAGTCCGTGCGGCGGCTGCTGCGCCTAGACGAGACGTCCGGCTGGCTCAGTGTCCTGCACCGTATAGACCGCGAGGAAGTGAACCAGCTGCGCTTCACGGTCATGGCCCGCGACCGCGGGCAGCCCCCCAAGACAGACAAAGCCACGGTGGTCCTTAATATCAAGGACGAGAACGACAACGTGCCGTCCATTGAAATCCGCAAGATCGGGCGTATCCCACTCAAGGACGGGGTGGCCAGCGTGGCCGAGGACGTTCTGGTGGACACCCCCATCGCGCTGGTACAGGTGTCTGACCGAGACCAAGGCGAGAACGGAGTGGTCACCTGCACCGTGGTGGGCGACGTGCCCTTCCAGCTCAAGCCGGCCAGTGACACGGAGGGCGACCAGAACAAGAAGAAGTACTTTCTGCACACCTCGGCCCCCTTGGACTATGAGAGCACCAAGGAGTTCAACGTGGTCATAGTGGCGGTGGACTCGGGCAGCCCCAGCCTCTCCAGCAACAACTCCCTGATTGTCAAGGTGGGAGACACCAACGACAACCCGCCCGTCTTTGGGCAGTCGGTGGTGGAGGTGTACTTTCCTGAGAACAACATCCCCGGAGAGAGGGTAGCCACGGTGCTGGCTACAGACGCGGACAGTGGGAAAAACGCTGAAATCGCCTACTCGCTGGACTCTTCCGTGATGGGGACCTTTGCCATCGATCCCGATTCTGGGGACATCCTCGTCAATACCGTGCTGGACCGCGAGCAGACTGACAGGTATGAGTTTAAAGTCAACGCCAGAGACAAAGGCGTCCCGGTGCTACAGGGCAGCACCACGGTGATTGTTCAGGTGGCGGACAAGAATGACAACGACCCTAAGTTCATGCAGGACGTCTTTACCTTTTATGTGAAGGAAAATCTACAGCCCAACAGCCCCGTGGGAATGGTCACAGTGATGGATGCTGACAAGGGGCGCAATGCAGAGATGAGCCTGTACATAGAGGAGAACAGTAACATTTTTTCCATTGAAAATGACACGGGGACTATTTACTCCACGATGTCTTTTGACAGAGAACATCAGACCACATACACTTTCAGAGTCAAAGCTGTGGATGGGGGAGAGCCTCCCAGATCTGCAACAGCCACGGTCTCTCTCTTTGTGATGGATGAGAATGACAACGCTCCCACTGTCACCCTTCCCAGAAATATTTCCTACACTTTACTGCCACCTTCGAGTAACGTCAGGACAGTAGTTGCTACAGTGTTGGCAACAGACAGTGATGATGGCATCAATGCAGACCTTAACTACAGCATTGTGGGAGGGAATCCCTTCAAGCTGTTTGAGATTGATTCCACCAGTGGTGTGGTTTCCTTAGTGGGAAAACTCACCCAAAAGCATTATGGTTTGCACAGGTTGGTGGTGCAAGTGAATGACAGCGGGCAGCCTTCCCAGTCTACCACGACTCTGGTGCATGTGTTTGTCAATGAAAGTGTTTCTAATGCAACTGTGATTGACTCCCAGATAGCCAGAAGTTTGCACACCCCCCTCACCCAGGACATAGCTGGTGACCCAAGCTATGAAATTAGCAAACAGAGACTCAGTATTGTCATTGGGGTGGTTGCTGGAATTATGACTGTGATTCTAATCATCCTAATTGTAGTGATGGCGAGATATTGCCggtccaaaaataaaaatggctaTGAAGCTGGCAAGAAAGATCATGAAGACTTTTTTACACCCCAACAGCATGACAAATCTAAAAAGCCTAAAAaggacaagaaaaacaaaaaatctaagCAGCCACTCTACAGCAGCATTGTCACTGTAGAAGCTTCTAAACCAAATGGACAGAGGTATGATAGTGTCAATGAGAAGCTGTCAGACAGCCCAAGCATGGGCCGATACAGATCTGTTAATGGTGGGCCTGGCAGTCCTGACCTGGCCAGGCATTACAAATCTAGTTCCCCCTTGCCTACTGTCCAGCTTCACCCCCAGTCACCAACTGCAGGAAAAAAACACCAGGCCGTACAAGATCTCCCACCAGCTAATACATTTGTGGGAGCAGGAGACAACATTTCAATTGGATCAGATCACTGCTCAGAGTACAGCTGTCAAACCAATAACAAATACAGCAAACAG atGCGtctacatccatacattactgtGTTTGGCTGA
- the PCDH7 gene encoding protocadherin-7 isoform X4, giving the protein MLRMRTMGWARAWCLGCCLLFPLSLSLAAAKQLLRYRLAEEGPADVRIGNVASDLGIVTGSGEVTFSLESGSEYLKIDNLTGELSTSERRIDREKLPQCQMIFDENECFLDFEVSVIGPSQSWVDLFEGRVIVLDINDNTPTFPSPVLTLTVEENRPVGTLYLLPTATDRDFGRNGIERYELLQEPGGGGGGGGGGEGRRAGPADSAPYPGGGGNGGSGGGPGGSKRRLDAPEGGGGTSPGGRSSVFELQVADTPDGEKQPQLIVKGALDREQRDSYELTLRVRDGGDPPRSSQAILRVLITDVNDNSPRFEKSVYEADLAENSAPGTPILQLRAADLDVGVNGQIEYVFGAATESVRRLLRLDETSGWLSVLHRIDREEVNQLRFTVMARDRGQPPKTDKATVVLNIKDENDNVPSIEIRKIGRIPLKDGVASVAEDVLVDTPIALVQVSDRDQGENGVVTCTVVGDVPFQLKPASDTEGDQNKKKYFLHTSAPLDYESTKEFNVVIVAVDSGSPSLSSNNSLIVKVGDTNDNPPVFGQSVVEVYFPENNIPGERVATVLATDADSGKNAEIAYSLDSSVMGTFAIDPDSGDILVNTVLDREQTDRYEFKVNARDKGVPVLQGSTTVIVQVADKNDNDPKFMQDVFTFYVKENLQPNSPVGMVTVMDADKGRNAEMSLYIEENSNIFSIENDTGTIYSTMSFDREHQTTYTFRVKAVDGGEPPRSATATVSLFVMDENDNAPTVTLPRNISYTLLPPSSNVRTVVATVLATDSDDGINADLNYSIVGGNPFKLFEIDSTSGVVSLVGKLTQKHYGLHRLVVQVNDSGQPSQSTTTLVHVFVNESVSNATVIDSQIARSLHTPLTQDIAGDPSYEISKQRLSIVIGVVAGIMTVILIILIVVMARYCRSKNKNGYEAGKKDHEDFFTPQQHDKSKKPKKDKKNKKSKQPLYSSIVTVEASKPNGQRYDSVNEKLSDSPSMGRYRSVNGGPGSPDLARHYKSSSPLPTVQLHPQSPTAGKKHQAVQDLPPANTFVGAGDNISIGSDHCSEYSCQTNNKYSKQPFRRVTFSVVSQPQDPHQGSLQSCYDSGLEESETPSSKSSSGPRLGALPLPEDHYERTTPDGSVGVAAITTFPFLPFPHGKTHGRRVLLRPLH; this is encoded by the coding sequence aTGCTGAGGATGCGGACCATGGGATGGGCGCGCGCCTGGTGTCTGGGCTGCTGTCTCCTCTTTCCGCTCTCGCTTAGCCTAGCGGCGGCCAAGCAACTCCTCCGGTACCGACTGGCGGAGGAGGGCCCAGCAGACGTCCGCATCGGCAACGTCGCCTCGGACTTGGGCATCGTGACCGGCTCCGGTGAGGTGACTTTCAGCCTCGAGTCGGGCTCAGAGTACCTGAAGATCGACAACCTCACCGGCGAGCTGAGTACCAGCGAGCGGCGCATCGACCGCGAGAAACTGCCCCAGTGTCAGATGATCTTCGACGAGAACGAGTGCTTCCTGGACTTCGAGGTGTCGGTGATCGGGCCCTCGCAGAGCTGGGTGGACCTGTTCGAGGGTCGGGTCATCGTGCTCGACATCAACGACAACACGCCCACCTTCCCGTCACCCGTGCTCACGCTCACGGTGGAGGAGAACCGGCCGGTGGGCACTCTCTACCTGCTGCCTACAGCCACCGACCGCGACTTCGGCCGCAACGGCATTGAGCGCTACGAGCTGCTGCAGGAgcccgggggcggcggcggcggcggcggcggcggcgagggcCGGCGCGCCGGGCCTGCCGACAGCGCCCCCTACCCCGGGGGCGGCGGGAACGGCGGGAGCGGCGGCGGCCCCGGGGGCTCCAAGCGGCGGCTGGACGCGCCAGAAGGCGGCGGCGGGACCAGCCCGGGCGGACGCAGCAGCGTGTTCGAACTGCAGGTGGCCGACACCCCGGATGGCGAAAAGCAGCCGCAGCTGATCGTGAAGGGGGCGCTGGACCGCGAACAGCGCGACTCCTACGAGCTGACCCTGAGGGTGCGCGACGGCGGCGACCCGCCTCGCTCCTCCCAGGCCATCCTGCGGGTGCTCATCACCGACGTGAACGACAACAGCCCCCGCTTCGAGAAGAGCGTGTACGAGGCTGACCTGGCCGAGAACAGCGCCCCGGGGACCCCCATCCTGCAGCTGCGTGCCGCCGACCTGGACGTGGGGGTCAACGGGCAGATCGAGTACGTGTTCGGGGCGGCTACCGAGTCCGTGCGGCGGCTGCTGCGCCTAGACGAGACGTCCGGCTGGCTCAGTGTCCTGCACCGTATAGACCGCGAGGAAGTGAACCAGCTGCGCTTCACGGTCATGGCCCGCGACCGCGGGCAGCCCCCCAAGACAGACAAAGCCACGGTGGTCCTTAATATCAAGGACGAGAACGACAACGTGCCGTCCATTGAAATCCGCAAGATCGGGCGTATCCCACTCAAGGACGGGGTGGCCAGCGTGGCCGAGGACGTTCTGGTGGACACCCCCATCGCGCTGGTACAGGTGTCTGACCGAGACCAAGGCGAGAACGGAGTGGTCACCTGCACCGTGGTGGGCGACGTGCCCTTCCAGCTCAAGCCGGCCAGTGACACGGAGGGCGACCAGAACAAGAAGAAGTACTTTCTGCACACCTCGGCCCCCTTGGACTATGAGAGCACCAAGGAGTTCAACGTGGTCATAGTGGCGGTGGACTCGGGCAGCCCCAGCCTCTCCAGCAACAACTCCCTGATTGTCAAGGTGGGAGACACCAACGACAACCCGCCCGTCTTTGGGCAGTCGGTGGTGGAGGTGTACTTTCCTGAGAACAACATCCCCGGAGAGAGGGTAGCCACGGTGCTGGCTACAGACGCGGACAGTGGGAAAAACGCTGAAATCGCCTACTCGCTGGACTCTTCCGTGATGGGGACCTTTGCCATCGATCCCGATTCTGGGGACATCCTCGTCAATACCGTGCTGGACCGCGAGCAGACTGACAGGTATGAGTTTAAAGTCAACGCCAGAGACAAAGGCGTCCCGGTGCTACAGGGCAGCACCACGGTGATTGTTCAGGTGGCGGACAAGAATGACAACGACCCTAAGTTCATGCAGGACGTCTTTACCTTTTATGTGAAGGAAAATCTACAGCCCAACAGCCCCGTGGGAATGGTCACAGTGATGGATGCTGACAAGGGGCGCAATGCAGAGATGAGCCTGTACATAGAGGAGAACAGTAACATTTTTTCCATTGAAAATGACACGGGGACTATTTACTCCACGATGTCTTTTGACAGAGAACATCAGACCACATACACTTTCAGAGTCAAAGCTGTGGATGGGGGAGAGCCTCCCAGATCTGCAACAGCCACGGTCTCTCTCTTTGTGATGGATGAGAATGACAACGCTCCCACTGTCACCCTTCCCAGAAATATTTCCTACACTTTACTGCCACCTTCGAGTAACGTCAGGACAGTAGTTGCTACAGTGTTGGCAACAGACAGTGATGATGGCATCAATGCAGACCTTAACTACAGCATTGTGGGAGGGAATCCCTTCAAGCTGTTTGAGATTGATTCCACCAGTGGTGTGGTTTCCTTAGTGGGAAAACTCACCCAAAAGCATTATGGTTTGCACAGGTTGGTGGTGCAAGTGAATGACAGCGGGCAGCCTTCCCAGTCTACCACGACTCTGGTGCATGTGTTTGTCAATGAAAGTGTTTCTAATGCAACTGTGATTGACTCCCAGATAGCCAGAAGTTTGCACACCCCCCTCACCCAGGACATAGCTGGTGACCCAAGCTATGAAATTAGCAAACAGAGACTCAGTATTGTCATTGGGGTGGTTGCTGGAATTATGACTGTGATTCTAATCATCCTAATTGTAGTGATGGCGAGATATTGCCggtccaaaaataaaaatggctaTGAAGCTGGCAAGAAAGATCATGAAGACTTTTTTACACCCCAACAGCATGACAAATCTAAAAAGCCTAAAAaggacaagaaaaacaaaaaatctaagCAGCCACTCTACAGCAGCATTGTCACTGTAGAAGCTTCTAAACCAAATGGACAGAGGTATGATAGTGTCAATGAGAAGCTGTCAGACAGCCCAAGCATGGGCCGATACAGATCTGTTAATGGTGGGCCTGGCAGTCCTGACCTGGCCAGGCATTACAAATCTAGTTCCCCCTTGCCTACTGTCCAGCTTCACCCCCAGTCACCAACTGCAGGAAAAAAACACCAGGCCGTACAAGATCTCCCACCAGCTAATACATTTGTGGGAGCAGGAGACAACATTTCAATTGGATCAGATCACTGCTCAGAGTACAGCTGTCAAACCAATAACAAATACAGCAAACAG
- the PCDH7 gene encoding protocadherin-7 isoform X3: protein MLRMRTMGWARAWCLGCCLLFPLSLSLAAAKQLLRYRLAEEGPADVRIGNVASDLGIVTGSGEVTFSLESGSEYLKIDNLTGELSTSERRIDREKLPQCQMIFDENECFLDFEVSVIGPSQSWVDLFEGRVIVLDINDNTPTFPSPVLTLTVEENRPVGTLYLLPTATDRDFGRNGIERYELLQEPGGGGGGGGGGEGRRAGPADSAPYPGGGGNGGSGGGPGGSKRRLDAPEGGGGTSPGGRSSVFELQVADTPDGEKQPQLIVKGALDREQRDSYELTLRVRDGGDPPRSSQAILRVLITDVNDNSPRFEKSVYEADLAENSAPGTPILQLRAADLDVGVNGQIEYVFGAATESVRRLLRLDETSGWLSVLHRIDREEVNQLRFTVMARDRGQPPKTDKATVVLNIKDENDNVPSIEIRKIGRIPLKDGVASVAEDVLVDTPIALVQVSDRDQGENGVVTCTVVGDVPFQLKPASDTEGDQNKKKYFLHTSAPLDYESTKEFNVVIVAVDSGSPSLSSNNSLIVKVGDTNDNPPVFGQSVVEVYFPENNIPGERVATVLATDADSGKNAEIAYSLDSSVMGTFAIDPDSGDILVNTVLDREQTDRYEFKVNARDKGVPVLQGSTTVIVQVADKNDNDPKFMQDVFTFYVKENLQPNSPVGMVTVMDADKGRNAEMSLYIEENSNIFSIENDTGTIYSTMSFDREHQTTYTFRVKAVDGGEPPRSATATVSLFVMDENDNAPTVTLPRNISYTLLPPSSNVRTVVATVLATDSDDGINADLNYSIVGGNPFKLFEIDSTSGVVSLVGKLTQKHYGLHRLVVQVNDSGQPSQSTTTLVHVFVNESVSNATVIDSQIARSLHTPLTQDIAGDPSYEISKQRLSIVIGVVAGIMTVILIILIVVMARYCRSKNKNGYEAGKKDHEDFFTPQQHDKSKKPKKDKKNKKSKQPLYSSIVTVEASKPNGQRYDSVNEKLSDSPSMGRYRSVNGGPGSPDLARHYKSSSPLPTVQLHPQSPTAGKKHQAVQDLPPANTFVGAGDNISIGSDHCSEYSCQTNNKYSKQPFRRVTFSVVSQPQDPHQGSLQSCYDSGLEESETPSSKSSSGPRLGALPLPEDHYERTTPDGSVGEAEHMENGVAAITTFPFLPFPHGKTHGRRVLLRPLH from the coding sequence aTGCTGAGGATGCGGACCATGGGATGGGCGCGCGCCTGGTGTCTGGGCTGCTGTCTCCTCTTTCCGCTCTCGCTTAGCCTAGCGGCGGCCAAGCAACTCCTCCGGTACCGACTGGCGGAGGAGGGCCCAGCAGACGTCCGCATCGGCAACGTCGCCTCGGACTTGGGCATCGTGACCGGCTCCGGTGAGGTGACTTTCAGCCTCGAGTCGGGCTCAGAGTACCTGAAGATCGACAACCTCACCGGCGAGCTGAGTACCAGCGAGCGGCGCATCGACCGCGAGAAACTGCCCCAGTGTCAGATGATCTTCGACGAGAACGAGTGCTTCCTGGACTTCGAGGTGTCGGTGATCGGGCCCTCGCAGAGCTGGGTGGACCTGTTCGAGGGTCGGGTCATCGTGCTCGACATCAACGACAACACGCCCACCTTCCCGTCACCCGTGCTCACGCTCACGGTGGAGGAGAACCGGCCGGTGGGCACTCTCTACCTGCTGCCTACAGCCACCGACCGCGACTTCGGCCGCAACGGCATTGAGCGCTACGAGCTGCTGCAGGAgcccgggggcggcggcggcggcggcggcggcggcgagggcCGGCGCGCCGGGCCTGCCGACAGCGCCCCCTACCCCGGGGGCGGCGGGAACGGCGGGAGCGGCGGCGGCCCCGGGGGCTCCAAGCGGCGGCTGGACGCGCCAGAAGGCGGCGGCGGGACCAGCCCGGGCGGACGCAGCAGCGTGTTCGAACTGCAGGTGGCCGACACCCCGGATGGCGAAAAGCAGCCGCAGCTGATCGTGAAGGGGGCGCTGGACCGCGAACAGCGCGACTCCTACGAGCTGACCCTGAGGGTGCGCGACGGCGGCGACCCGCCTCGCTCCTCCCAGGCCATCCTGCGGGTGCTCATCACCGACGTGAACGACAACAGCCCCCGCTTCGAGAAGAGCGTGTACGAGGCTGACCTGGCCGAGAACAGCGCCCCGGGGACCCCCATCCTGCAGCTGCGTGCCGCCGACCTGGACGTGGGGGTCAACGGGCAGATCGAGTACGTGTTCGGGGCGGCTACCGAGTCCGTGCGGCGGCTGCTGCGCCTAGACGAGACGTCCGGCTGGCTCAGTGTCCTGCACCGTATAGACCGCGAGGAAGTGAACCAGCTGCGCTTCACGGTCATGGCCCGCGACCGCGGGCAGCCCCCCAAGACAGACAAAGCCACGGTGGTCCTTAATATCAAGGACGAGAACGACAACGTGCCGTCCATTGAAATCCGCAAGATCGGGCGTATCCCACTCAAGGACGGGGTGGCCAGCGTGGCCGAGGACGTTCTGGTGGACACCCCCATCGCGCTGGTACAGGTGTCTGACCGAGACCAAGGCGAGAACGGAGTGGTCACCTGCACCGTGGTGGGCGACGTGCCCTTCCAGCTCAAGCCGGCCAGTGACACGGAGGGCGACCAGAACAAGAAGAAGTACTTTCTGCACACCTCGGCCCCCTTGGACTATGAGAGCACCAAGGAGTTCAACGTGGTCATAGTGGCGGTGGACTCGGGCAGCCCCAGCCTCTCCAGCAACAACTCCCTGATTGTCAAGGTGGGAGACACCAACGACAACCCGCCCGTCTTTGGGCAGTCGGTGGTGGAGGTGTACTTTCCTGAGAACAACATCCCCGGAGAGAGGGTAGCCACGGTGCTGGCTACAGACGCGGACAGTGGGAAAAACGCTGAAATCGCCTACTCGCTGGACTCTTCCGTGATGGGGACCTTTGCCATCGATCCCGATTCTGGGGACATCCTCGTCAATACCGTGCTGGACCGCGAGCAGACTGACAGGTATGAGTTTAAAGTCAACGCCAGAGACAAAGGCGTCCCGGTGCTACAGGGCAGCACCACGGTGATTGTTCAGGTGGCGGACAAGAATGACAACGACCCTAAGTTCATGCAGGACGTCTTTACCTTTTATGTGAAGGAAAATCTACAGCCCAACAGCCCCGTGGGAATGGTCACAGTGATGGATGCTGACAAGGGGCGCAATGCAGAGATGAGCCTGTACATAGAGGAGAACAGTAACATTTTTTCCATTGAAAATGACACGGGGACTATTTACTCCACGATGTCTTTTGACAGAGAACATCAGACCACATACACTTTCAGAGTCAAAGCTGTGGATGGGGGAGAGCCTCCCAGATCTGCAACAGCCACGGTCTCTCTCTTTGTGATGGATGAGAATGACAACGCTCCCACTGTCACCCTTCCCAGAAATATTTCCTACACTTTACTGCCACCTTCGAGTAACGTCAGGACAGTAGTTGCTACAGTGTTGGCAACAGACAGTGATGATGGCATCAATGCAGACCTTAACTACAGCATTGTGGGAGGGAATCCCTTCAAGCTGTTTGAGATTGATTCCACCAGTGGTGTGGTTTCCTTAGTGGGAAAACTCACCCAAAAGCATTATGGTTTGCACAGGTTGGTGGTGCAAGTGAATGACAGCGGGCAGCCTTCCCAGTCTACCACGACTCTGGTGCATGTGTTTGTCAATGAAAGTGTTTCTAATGCAACTGTGATTGACTCCCAGATAGCCAGAAGTTTGCACACCCCCCTCACCCAGGACATAGCTGGTGACCCAAGCTATGAAATTAGCAAACAGAGACTCAGTATTGTCATTGGGGTGGTTGCTGGAATTATGACTGTGATTCTAATCATCCTAATTGTAGTGATGGCGAGATATTGCCggtccaaaaataaaaatggctaTGAAGCTGGCAAGAAAGATCATGAAGACTTTTTTACACCCCAACAGCATGACAAATCTAAAAAGCCTAAAAaggacaagaaaaacaaaaaatctaagCAGCCACTCTACAGCAGCATTGTCACTGTAGAAGCTTCTAAACCAAATGGACAGAGGTATGATAGTGTCAATGAGAAGCTGTCAGACAGCCCAAGCATGGGCCGATACAGATCTGTTAATGGTGGGCCTGGCAGTCCTGACCTGGCCAGGCATTACAAATCTAGTTCCCCCTTGCCTACTGTCCAGCTTCACCCCCAGTCACCAACTGCAGGAAAAAAACACCAGGCCGTACAAGATCTCCCACCAGCTAATACATTTGTGGGAGCAGGAGACAACATTTCAATTGGATCAGATCACTGCTCAGAGTACAGCTGTCAAACCAATAACAAATACAGCAAACAG